Proteins from a single region of Shinella zoogloeoides:
- the tsf gene encoding translation elongation factor Ts, whose protein sequence is MAEITAALVKELREKSGAGMMDCKKALAENNGDIEAAIDWLRAKGIAKADKKSGRTAAEGLIGVASAGTKAVVVEVNSETDFVARNDAFQGMVRGIAEVALTTDGTVEAVGAAIYPATGKSVTDSIKDAVATIGENMNLRRSAALSVEDGVVATYIHNAAADGLGKLGVLVALKSTGDKEALNAIGRQVAMHIAATAPLAIRAEEVDATVAERERNVFIEQSRASGKPDNIIEKMVEGRMRKFFEEVALLSQAFVMNPDLTVGAAVKEAEKAVGAPIEVTGMARLLLGEGVEKEETDFAAEVAAAAKG, encoded by the coding sequence ATGGCTGAAATCACCGCTGCACTGGTGAAGGAACTGCGCGAAAAGTCCGGCGCAGGCATGATGGACTGCAAGAAGGCGCTGGCTGAAAACAACGGCGACATCGAAGCGGCAATCGACTGGCTGCGCGCCAAGGGCATCGCCAAGGCCGACAAGAAGTCGGGCCGCACGGCTGCCGAAGGCCTCATCGGCGTTGCAAGCGCCGGCACCAAGGCCGTCGTCGTCGAAGTCAACTCCGAAACCGACTTCGTTGCCCGCAACGACGCCTTCCAGGGCATGGTTCGCGGCATTGCCGAAGTGGCGCTCACCACCGACGGCACCGTTGAAGCCGTTGGCGCCGCCATCTACCCGGCAACCGGCAAGTCGGTCACCGACTCCATCAAGGATGCTGTCGCCACCATCGGCGAGAACATGAACCTGCGTCGTTCGGCTGCCCTGTCGGTCGAAGACGGCGTCGTCGCGACCTACATCCACAATGCCGCTGCTGACGGCCTCGGCAAGCTCGGCGTTCTCGTCGCGCTGAAGTCGACCGGCGACAAGGAAGCCCTGAACGCCATCGGCCGCCAGGTTGCCATGCACATCGCTGCAACGGCTCCGCTCGCCATCCGCGCCGAAGAAGTCGACGCCACGGTCGCTGAACGCGAGCGCAACGTCTTCATCGAGCAGTCGCGCGCTTCCGGCAAGCCGGACAACATCATCGAAAAGATGGTTGAAGGCCGCATGCGCAAGTTCTTCGAAGAAGTCGCCCTGCTGTCGCAGGCCTTCGTCATGAACCCCGACCTGACCGTCGGCGCTGCCGTCAAGGAAGCTGAAAAGGCCGTCGGCGCGCCGATCGAAGTCACGGGCATGGCCCGCCTCCTGCTCGGCGAAGGCGTCGAGAAGGAAGAGACGGACTTCGCTGCTGAAGTTGCCGCAGCCGCCAAGGGCTGA